One Weissella coleopterorum DNA segment encodes these proteins:
- a CDS encoding IpaB/EvcA family protein codes for MSFSKDTQQLLEQLNAIYPGSIVLRTSGSKTNTILPEHVTTDALGSRLMIEVNDLTAPDFEATREMLKMLLTLNGYPQVYFQLRTKEAKVDEQLMIMMTYLYQPALNTIIYREQAQHGQLTDAIVSAYINGVLKTLTPEDGQNNEAALRLLTLIDAKVFLSNVNGDVTEIVADLNNKFPVAWAAAESLYDQMVVDRIKDPFTVAQAIQTLFKGFDAQMLAWELPELHAQEFTTVTPVLSQKQLEQPISSNYGIRHVDLYQFGDEDNQNAVFIGEDKLSGQNSFILKAPGKDTAAFFKEIYALPTKELFDQLKQPYTTY; via the coding sequence ATGAGCTTTTCAAAAGATACCCAACAATTGTTAGAACAATTGAATGCGATCTATCCGGGATCAATCGTTTTACGAACATCAGGATCTAAGACCAATACAATTTTACCCGAACATGTGACGACTGATGCACTGGGTAGTCGTTTAATGATTGAAGTTAATGACTTAACGGCCCCTGATTTTGAAGCGACCCGTGAAATGTTGAAAATGCTTTTGACTTTAAATGGATATCCACAAGTTTATTTTCAACTACGAACAAAGGAAGCCAAAGTTGATGAACAATTAATGATTATGATGACGTATTTATATCAACCAGCATTAAATACCATAATCTATCGAGAGCAGGCTCAACATGGACAGTTAACTGATGCGATAGTATCCGCCTATATAAATGGGGTTTTGAAGACTTTAACCCCAGAAGATGGGCAAAATAATGAAGCCGCACTCCGGTTATTAACTTTAATTGACGCTAAAGTGTTCTTATCCAATGTTAATGGGGACGTGACTGAAATTGTCGCTGACCTAAATAATAAATTTCCAGTGGCATGGGCTGCTGCGGAATCATTATATGATCAAATGGTAGTTGACCGCATAAAAGATCCATTTACGGTTGCTCAAGCGATTCAAACGTTATTTAAGGGATTTGATGCACAAATGTTAGCATGGGAACTACCAGAATTACATGCGCAAGAATTTACAACGGTAACCCCGGTCTTATCACAGAAGCAATTAGAACAACCAATTTCAAGCAATTATGGAATTCGACATGTTGATTTGTATCAATTTGGAGATGAAGATAATCAGAATGCAGTCTTTATTGGTGAAGATAAGCTATCAGGACAAAATAGCTTTATTTTAAAAGCTCCGGGAAAAGATACCGCAGCATTTTTTAAAGAAATCTATGCGTTACCAACAAAAGAATTATTTGATCAACTAAAGCAACCCTATACAACATACTGA
- a CDS encoding hydroxymethylglutaryl-CoA reductase, degradative, with the protein MGKWSGFYHLDQANRMKLLQSSYQFDQTEVALIQKHYDSIGETQIENYIYNFGIPTGLLFDLKVNQQNWVVPMTTEEPSVIAAANHGAKMIATGSGVKTTRKKRLMMGQIILTNVDDWDNLQNFIEINQIEILAVANAAHPSMLKRGGGAKQVICNSLGNQTMELNILIDPKAAMGANLTNTMVEAVADFLRAAGYQVLMAILSNNAKYALTKAQVMIPVEALVGKLDIDGLTIAHKIEQASQIEQISVNRAVTANKGIMNGIEAVVLASGNDTRSVSAAVHAFAADQGRYRGLINWTVQNDQLVGTTVMPILVGMVGGSIGIVPLVQLNHKIMNHPSVEELTDIMVAVGMAQNLAALRSLVTEGIQRGHMALQAKTLAVQVGAKGDEVVSLTDLLKQSSIKDSQHASKLLQQIRGEKK; encoded by the coding sequence ATGGGTAAGTGGTCAGGTTTTTACCATTTGGATCAAGCCAACCGAATGAAACTACTACAATCTAGCTATCAATTTGACCAAACGGAAGTAGCTTTAATTCAAAAACACTATGATTCAATTGGTGAGACACAGATTGAAAATTATATTTATAACTTTGGTATTCCAACCGGACTATTATTTGATCTAAAAGTTAATCAGCAAAATTGGGTGGTGCCGATGACGACTGAAGAGCCAAGTGTGATTGCGGCTGCTAATCATGGTGCCAAAATGATTGCAACGGGAAGTGGAGTAAAGACTACCCGAAAAAAAAGGCTGATGATGGGACAAATTATCTTAACGAACGTTGATGATTGGGATAATTTACAAAATTTTATTGAAATTAATCAGATAGAAATTTTGGCAGTTGCTAACGCAGCGCATCCGTCAATGCTGAAACGAGGTGGTGGTGCCAAGCAAGTAATATGTAACTCCCTAGGCAATCAAACGATGGAGCTAAACATATTAATTGATCCCAAAGCCGCAATGGGAGCCAACCTAACAAATACGATGGTTGAAGCCGTCGCTGATTTTTTGCGTGCAGCAGGATACCAAGTATTAATGGCGATATTGTCTAATAATGCAAAATATGCGCTCACTAAAGCACAAGTTATGATCCCCGTTGAAGCTTTAGTTGGTAAGTTAGATATAGATGGGCTGACTATTGCGCATAAAATTGAACAAGCCAGTCAGATTGAGCAAATTTCAGTTAATCGTGCGGTCACAGCAAATAAGGGAATTATGAATGGCATTGAAGCTGTTGTATTAGCAAGTGGAAATGATACGCGGAGTGTTAGTGCCGCCGTACATGCTTTTGCGGCTGATCAGGGCCGATATCGAGGTTTGATAAACTGGACTGTTCAAAATGATCAATTGGTTGGAACCACTGTTATGCCAATTTTAGTTGGGATGGTTGGTGGATCGATTGGAATCGTCCCTCTGGTACAATTGAATCATAAAATTATGAATCACCCGAGCGTTGAAGAATTAACTGATATAATGGTGGCGGTGGGGATGGCTCAGAATTTAGCTGCTTTGCGTTCATTGGTAACAGAAGGAATTCAGCGGGGGCATATGGCTTTGCAGGCCAAAACGTTGGCAGTCCAAGTTGGTGCAAAAGGTGACGAGGTTGTGTCTCTGACAGATTTACTTAAGCAGAGTTCGATTAAAGACAGCCAACATGCTAGTAAACTATTACAACAAATAAGAGGGGAAAAAAAATGA
- a CDS encoding MerR family transcriptional regulator, with protein sequence MKYLFKKEYLKFGFNMSQYVFRIGEIESMSGISARQLRYWESKGIIEPLERPDEQSGRVYPFKMFMKIMMIKTFLDQGNTLKNAVMHVDETQRFMRATHNILASAVHGLVYEDDTVFIDLGDFDAEGRQRLLAYQENSGEDEKVSYRLVDKADLEE encoded by the coding sequence ATGAAATATTTATTTAAAAAAGAATATTTAAAATTTGGATTTAATATGTCCCAATACGTATTTAGAATTGGTGAAATTGAGTCGATGTCTGGGATTTCGGCGCGACAATTAAGATATTGGGAAAGTAAGGGAATTATTGAGCCGTTAGAGCGGCCAGATGAACAGTCTGGTCGAGTTTATCCCTTTAAAATGTTTATGAAAATTATGATGATCAAAACTTTTTTGGATCAGGGAAATACTTTGAAAAATGCAGTTATGCATGTAGACGAGACACAACGATTCATGCGGGCAACTCATAATATTCTTGCGAGTGCTGTCCATGGTCTAGTGTATGAAGATGACACAGTTTTTATTGATTTGGGTGACTTTGATGCAGAAGGACGGCAACGACTATTAGCCTATCAAGAAAATTCGGGCGAAGATGAAAAAGTGAGTTATCGGTTAGTTGATAAAGCAGATTTGGAGGAGTAG
- a CDS encoding LTA synthase family protein yields the protein MIQWVEGGGVLRHYGRFDWVKSRLGFIILLVFLFWLKSMMAYIMDFHLFSGASIIQIITIIINPLPLPLLFIGLAFYFRKSRYFYPIAIFMAFLNTLLLYLNVIYYREFTDFMSVSTMLGYNKVNQGLSASGLALANIHDLFFWLDFVIIIGLFLFKKIKPDHEIPTKFMSFAFSTLGIFLFMLTLTLGEIDRPQLIGRQFDSNYMVKYLGIDAFTISDGVRLRNISHERNSVKKTDVQKALDYIDKHNLSDVTKYQGVAKGKNVFVIHLESFQQFVIDLQVNGQEVTPFINSLYHSDSTLSFNNFFNQVGQGKTSDAENMLETGTFGLPSGSLFASHGSDQTFQAMPAILHQNQDYSSAVFHGNNASFWNRNNVYKNMGYQYFFDASYYDTSGDKAMGYGLKDKLLFNDSIKYLERLQQPFYAKYITVTNHFPYTLDDRDKDSNFQTTSTDSDVVNGYFETNHYLDQSIQEFYNYLDKSGLADNSMIVLYGDHYGISNSENKSLAPVIGKSAEDWTDWDNQQLQRVPFMINMPGWHGGGIDETYGGEVDVMPTLLRILGVNKAEQYVNVGQNLLNPKKEQIVAFRNNNWTTPKYSRAGDTIYDHEGKAIETLTAKQQSQVDKIQAKVDKQLSVSDSINQKDLLRFYTPKKFQKIQAQKYNYAHGLGKLENLSVKLGDKATDLYHQHGDTSTVDLYQTDAPEKSEPHSDTSRITQQNPDDVDKHDAGLDNEPNP from the coding sequence ATGATCCAATGGGTTGAAGGAGGAGGAGTTTTGAGACATTATGGCCGATTTGATTGGGTAAAGTCGCGACTTGGTTTTATTATTCTATTAGTATTTCTTTTTTGGCTAAAGAGTATGATGGCCTATATAATGGATTTTCACTTATTTAGTGGAGCAAGCATTATTCAAATTATTACAATTATTATTAATCCGCTACCACTGCCATTATTATTTATTGGGTTAGCTTTTTATTTCAGGAAGAGTCGTTACTTCTATCCGATTGCGATCTTTATGGCCTTTCTAAACACTTTGTTGCTGTATTTAAATGTCATTTATTATCGTGAATTTACTGATTTTATGTCAGTATCAACTATGTTGGGGTATAACAAAGTTAATCAAGGATTGAGTGCTTCAGGATTAGCATTAGCTAACATTCATGATTTATTTTTCTGGCTAGACTTTGTGATTATTATTGGTCTATTTTTATTTAAAAAAATAAAACCGGACCACGAGATACCAACTAAATTTATGAGTTTCGCCTTTTCAACGTTAGGTATTTTTCTCTTTATGCTGACCCTAACTTTGGGTGAGATTGATCGTCCCCAATTAATTGGTCGACAATTTGATTCAAATTATATGGTTAAATATTTGGGAATTGATGCATTCACGATTTCTGATGGGGTGCGATTGAGAAATATTAGCCATGAGCGTAATTCCGTAAAAAAGACAGACGTTCAAAAGGCTTTGGATTATATTGATAAACATAATTTATCCGATGTTACAAAATATCAAGGTGTTGCCAAAGGTAAAAATGTTTTTGTGATTCATTTAGAATCTTTCCAACAATTTGTGATTGACTTACAAGTCAATGGGCAAGAAGTGACGCCTTTTATCAATAGCTTGTATCATTCTGATTCAACCCTTAGTTTTAATAATTTCTTTAATCAGGTCGGACAAGGAAAAACTTCTGATGCCGAAAATATGTTGGAAACAGGTACTTTTGGGTTACCATCAGGTTCATTATTTGCTTCCCACGGTTCTGATCAAACATTTCAGGCGATGCCGGCCATTCTACATCAAAACCAAGATTACTCTTCCGCTGTTTTTCATGGGAATAATGCCAGTTTTTGGAATCGGAATAATGTCTATAAAAATATGGGCTATCAATATTTCTTTGATGCTAGCTATTATGATACGTCTGGTGATAAGGCGATGGGTTACGGATTGAAGGACAAACTGTTGTTTAATGATTCAATTAAATATTTAGAGCGTCTTCAACAACCCTTCTATGCTAAATATATAACTGTCACTAATCATTTCCCATATACGCTTGATGATCGTGATAAGGACTCTAACTTCCAAACGACTAGCACAGATTCAGATGTGGTTAATGGGTATTTTGAAACTAATCATTATTTGGATCAATCAATTCAAGAATTTTATAATTACTTAGATAAATCAGGCTTAGCTGATAATTCAATGATCGTTTTGTATGGAGATCATTACGGTATCTCTAATTCTGAAAATAAGAGTTTAGCTCCAGTGATCGGAAAGTCGGCTGAAGATTGGACTGATTGGGATAATCAACAGCTTCAAAGAGTACCGTTCATGATTAATATGCCGGGATGGCATGGTGGAGGAATTGATGAAACTTATGGTGGCGAGGTCGATGTCATGCCAACATTACTTCGAATCTTGGGTGTCAATAAGGCCGAACAATATGTTAATGTTGGGCAAAATCTATTAAATCCAAAAAAGGAACAGATTGTCGCATTCCGAAATAATAATTGGACAACTCCTAAATACAGTCGAGCGGGTGATACAATTTATGACCATGAGGGGAAAGCCATTGAGACGTTAACGGCCAAACAGCAAAGCCAGGTTGATAAGATTCAAGCTAAAGTTGATAAACAATTATCAGTTTCTGATTCGATTAACCAAAAGGATTTGCTTCGCTTTTATACCCCTAAGAAGTTCCAAAAGATTCAGGCCCAAAAATATAATTATGCGCATGGACTTGGTAAGCTAGAAAATTTGTCTGTTAAACTAGGCGACAAGGCGACGGACCTCTATCATCAACATGGTGATACTAGTACAGTTGATCTATACCAAACAGATGCACCGGAGAAATCTGAACCCCATTCTGATACTTCAAGGATTACGCAACAAAATCCTGATGATGTAGATAAACATGATGCGGGATTGGATAATGAACCGAATCCATAG
- the gyrA gene encoding DNA gyrase subunit A: protein MTEEVTQDDGRISNTPLGAQMKNSFLNYAMSVIVARALPDVRDGLKPVHRRILYGMHELGVTPDKQHKKSARIVGDVMGKYHPHGDSAIYEAMVRMAQDFSYRNMLVDGHGNFGSIDGDPAAAMRYTEARLSKIAVEMLRDINKDTIDFIDNYDGSDREPTVLPARFPNLLVNGATGIAVGMTTNIPPHNLGEVINGLHMLMKNPEITTTELMEAIPGPDFPTGAIVMGKAGIRRAYETGQGKVTVRAKVEIETDKGGREKIVVTELPYMVNKARLIQRIVELARDKRVEGIAGANDESDREGYRIAIDVRRDASASVVLNNLYKNTLLQTTYNFNMLAVKNGEPKLMGLKEILVSYLEHQQNVLRRRTQFELKKAEARAHILEGLRIALDHIDAIISIIRNSKTAEIAKDRLINEYSLSDKQSQAILDMRLVRLTGLERDKIEGEYQTLMAQIADLKDILANQERLDQIIYEELLEIQAKHGDDRRTELQIGDVTNLEDEDLIEEEEIVVTLTNGGYIKRVPTSEFRAQNRGGRGVQGMGLNDDDYIDQLIGTSTHDMLLFFTSLGKVYRMKGYEIPEYGRTAKGIPVINLLGKLDDNEQVTKIINVRGDTAASNDYLFFVTQQGVVKRTPVAEFGNIRTNGLKALTLHEDDELIAVLTSDGEQEIFIGTHDGYSVSFSETNVRSMGRSAAGVRGIRLREGDYVVGADVRHTGDEVLIITENGYGKRTSVTEYPVKGRGGKGIKTANITDKNGSLVGISIVAGNEDVMLTTDQGVMIRFTVDSVSQTGRATQGVRLMRLGDETKVATFAKMDPEEEVGEKPMPGVSSPIETDDVAATDAVNKLLDRAETDQ from the coding sequence ATGACCGAAGAAGTAACACAAGATGACGGGCGGATTAGTAATACCCCGTTAGGCGCGCAAATGAAGAATTCATTTTTGAATTATGCTATGTCAGTTATCGTGGCACGAGCATTGCCGGATGTACGTGACGGATTAAAGCCGGTTCATCGCCGAATTTTATATGGAATGCATGAATTAGGTGTCACACCTGATAAACAGCATAAGAAATCAGCTCGAATCGTTGGGGATGTTATGGGTAAATATCATCCACACGGGGATTCCGCAATCTATGAAGCCATGGTGCGAATGGCACAAGATTTCAGTTATCGGAATATGCTAGTTGATGGTCACGGTAATTTTGGATCAATTGATGGTGATCCAGCCGCCGCTATGCGATATACTGAGGCACGATTGTCAAAGATTGCTGTTGAGATGCTCCGTGATATTAATAAAGATACGATTGATTTTATTGATAATTATGATGGATCTGATCGTGAACCAACGGTCTTACCTGCCCGTTTTCCGAATCTATTAGTTAATGGGGCAACTGGAATTGCCGTTGGAATGACAACTAATATCCCACCGCATAATCTAGGTGAAGTGATTAATGGGTTACATATGTTGATGAAAAATCCAGAGATTACAACGACTGAATTGATGGAAGCTATTCCTGGTCCTGATTTCCCAACTGGAGCCATTGTGATGGGAAAAGCTGGAATTAGGCGCGCCTATGAAACCGGTCAAGGTAAGGTTACCGTGCGAGCGAAGGTTGAAATTGAAACCGACAAAGGTGGCCGGGAAAAGATCGTGGTGACTGAGTTACCATACATGGTGAACAAAGCTCGTTTGATTCAAAGAATTGTTGAACTTGCCCGAGACAAGCGGGTTGAGGGAATTGCGGGAGCCAATGATGAATCTGATCGTGAAGGCTATCGAATTGCGATTGATGTAAGACGTGATGCCTCAGCATCTGTTGTTTTGAACAATTTGTATAAGAATACCCTGTTACAAACTACGTATAATTTTAATATGCTGGCTGTTAAAAATGGTGAGCCAAAGTTAATGGGACTTAAGGAAATTTTAGTTTCATACTTAGAACATCAGCAAAATGTTTTACGACGTCGAACTCAATTTGAATTGAAGAAGGCCGAGGCACGTGCCCATATCTTAGAAGGATTACGAATTGCGCTTGATCATATTGATGCTATTATTTCAATTATTCGCAATTCTAAAACGGCTGAAATTGCAAAAGATCGTTTAATCAATGAATATTCACTTTCTGATAAACAATCACAAGCAATCTTAGATATGCGTTTGGTACGCTTGACTGGTTTGGAACGGGATAAAATTGAAGGTGAATATCAAACCTTGATGGCCCAAATTGCTGATTTGAAGGATATTTTAGCTAATCAAGAACGCTTAGATCAAATTATCTATGAAGAATTGCTTGAAATTCAAGCTAAACATGGAGATGATCGCCGAACCGAATTGCAAATTGGAGATGTCACTAATCTTGAAGATGAAGATCTAATTGAAGAAGAAGAGATCGTGGTTACCCTTACCAATGGTGGGTATATTAAGCGCGTGCCAACTTCTGAATTTAGAGCGCAAAATCGTGGTGGACGTGGCGTGCAAGGAATGGGACTCAATGATGATGATTATATTGACCAATTGATTGGAACTTCAACCCACGACATGTTGCTATTCTTTACTAGTTTAGGTAAAGTTTATCGGATGAAGGGGTATGAGATCCCAGAGTACGGGCGAACGGCAAAAGGAATCCCAGTTATTAATCTACTTGGAAAGTTAGATGATAATGAACAGGTCACAAAAATTATTAATGTTCGAGGTGATACAGCCGCTTCAAACGATTATCTCTTCTTTGTGACGCAACAAGGAGTCGTTAAGCGTACACCAGTTGCTGAATTTGGTAATATTCGAACGAATGGATTAAAGGCATTAACACTACATGAAGATGATGAATTGATTGCCGTCTTGACTAGTGATGGTGAACAAGAAATCTTTATTGGAACTCACGATGGTTATTCAGTTTCATTTAGTGAGACAAATGTACGTTCCATGGGGCGTTCAGCCGCCGGAGTGCGTGGAATTCGTTTACGTGAAGGTGACTATGTCGTTGGTGCGGATGTCCGACATACTGGCGATGAAGTCTTAATAATTACTGAAAATGGTTACGGAAAACGGACTTCAGTGACAGAGTATCCAGTTAAGGGACGTGGTGGTAAAGGAATCAAGACAGCTAATATCACTGATAAAAATGGTTCATTGGTTGGAATTTCAATCGTAGCTGGAAATGAAGACGTAATGCTGACAACTGATCAAGGGGTGATGATTCGTTTCACTGTTGATTCTGTTTCACAAACGGGTCGTGCTACGCAAGGAGTTCGTTTGATGCGTTTGGGTGATGAAACTAAGGTTGCCACCTTTGCTAAAATGGATCCAGAAGAAGAAGTCGGTGAAAAACCGATGCCAGGAGTTTCTTCACCAATTGAAACCGATGATGTTGCTGCTACTGATGCGGTTAATAAGTTATTAGATCGGGCAGAAACAGACCAGTAG
- the gyrB gene encoding DNA topoisomerase (ATP-hydrolyzing) subunit B, whose product MADEEQLTSINSDEVGVMHTNADDYDASQIEVLEGLEAVRKRPGMYIGTTSSQGLHHLVWEIVDNGIDEAMAGFANHVTVTIEADNSVTVTDNGRGIPVDVQQKTGKSALETVFTVLHAGGKFDGGGYKVSGGLHGVGASVVNALSTRLDAVVVRDGKGYQMTFERGRTTQTITEISAEGMGIERGTIVHFVPDADIFQETTVFDAKILMDRVRELAFLNKGLRISFTDKRTDEIKTETFYYEGGLKEYVKFLNRNKTVLFDDPVYVEGTENNIEVEVALQYTDDYRSNVLLSFTNNINTWEGGTHETGFKTAMTRVINDYARQNNLLKESDDTLTIDDLREGLTAIVSVKHPDPLFEGQTKAKLGSSDARTAVYRMFNETFKRFMYENPVVAKQIVEKGLSAKKARMAAKRAREESRKKTGLEISNLPGKLANNTSKDPAISELFIVEGDSAGGSAKQGRERLTQAILPIRGKILNVEKAQMKTILANEEIRSLFTAMGTGFGEEFNIEKVNYHKLIIMTDADVDGAHIRTLLLTLIYRYMRPLLEAGFVYIAQPPLYQVRQGKFVQYLDTDQELNNLLPTLPASPKPVVQRYKGLGEMDAEQLWETTMDPNQRRMLRVELDDAEEADQVFSMLMGDKVEPRREFIEENARYAELDV is encoded by the coding sequence ATGGCTGATGAAGAACAATTAACATCAATCAATTCAGATGAAGTGGGGGTTATGCATACCAATGCTGATGATTATGACGCAAGTCAAATTGAAGTACTTGAGGGACTTGAAGCGGTCCGTAAGCGACCTGGAATGTATATTGGAACAACTTCTAGTCAAGGACTCCATCATTTAGTGTGGGAAATTGTCGATAATGGAATTGATGAAGCAATGGCTGGCTTTGCGAACCATGTGACGGTCACAATTGAAGCTGACAATTCAGTAACGGTGACTGATAATGGGCGAGGAATTCCAGTCGATGTTCAACAGAAGACTGGAAAGTCAGCATTGGAAACCGTCTTTACAGTCCTTCATGCTGGTGGGAAATTTGATGGCGGTGGTTATAAAGTTTCCGGTGGGTTGCACGGCGTGGGAGCCTCAGTGGTAAACGCACTTTCAACGCGGCTAGATGCAGTCGTTGTGCGGGACGGTAAGGGTTACCAAATGACCTTTGAACGTGGGCGAACAACCCAGACGATTACCGAAATTTCAGCAGAAGGAATGGGGATTGAGCGTGGTACCATCGTACATTTCGTTCCAGATGCTGATATTTTCCAAGAGACGACGGTTTTTGATGCGAAAATCTTAATGGATCGAGTCCGTGAACTTGCATTTTTGAACAAAGGCTTGCGGATTTCATTTACAGATAAGCGCACAGATGAAATCAAAACTGAGACCTTTTATTATGAAGGTGGTTTGAAAGAATACGTTAAATTCTTAAACCGGAATAAAACGGTCTTATTTGATGATCCCGTGTATGTTGAGGGAACTGAAAATAATATTGAAGTTGAGGTTGCCTTACAATATACCGATGATTATCGGTCAAATGTCTTACTTTCATTTACGAATAATATTAATACCTGGGAAGGTGGAACACACGAAACTGGGTTTAAAACCGCAATGACACGGGTTATTAATGATTACGCACGTCAAAACAATCTCTTAAAAGAGAGTGATGACACGTTAACGATTGATGATTTACGTGAAGGATTAACGGCCATTGTTTCAGTTAAGCATCCAGATCCATTGTTTGAAGGACAAACAAAAGCTAAATTAGGTAGCTCAGATGCACGAACTGCTGTTTACCGCATGTTCAATGAAACTTTTAAACGATTTATGTATGAAAATCCAGTGGTTGCTAAGCAAATCGTTGAGAAAGGACTTTCTGCTAAAAAAGCTCGAATGGCTGCCAAGCGGGCACGTGAGGAATCACGTAAAAAAACTGGGCTAGAAATTTCTAACCTACCTGGAAAGTTGGCAAACAATACCTCAAAAGATCCCGCTATCTCAGAATTATTTATTGTTGAGGGAGACTCTGCCGGTGGTTCTGCTAAGCAGGGACGCGAACGTTTGACGCAAGCTATTTTGCCAATTCGGGGTAAAATTTTGAATGTTGAAAAGGCGCAGATGAAGACGATCTTAGCCAATGAAGAAATTCGTTCATTATTTACGGCAATGGGGACTGGTTTTGGTGAAGAGTTTAACATTGAAAAGGTTAATTATCATAAATTAATTATTATGACCGATGCCGATGTGGACGGAGCTCATATCAGAACTTTGCTATTAACATTAATCTATCGATATATGCGCCCCCTTTTAGAAGCTGGATTTGTTTATATTGCACAACCACCTTTGTATCAAGTTCGCCAGGGGAAGTTTGTTCAATACTTGGATACTGATCAAGAATTGAATAACTTATTACCCACTTTGCCAGCTAGTCCTAAGCCAGTCGTTCAGCGGTATAAGGGACTTGGTGAAATGGATGCCGAACAACTTTGGGAAACAACGATGGATCCAAATCAACGTCGAATGCTACGAGTTGAATTGGATGATGCTGAAGAAGCAGACCAAGTCTTTAGTATGTTGATGGGTGATAAGGTTGAGCCACGACGTGAATTTATTGAAGAAAATGCGCGTTATGCGGAACTAGATGTTTAA
- the recF gene encoding DNA replication/repair protein RecF (All proteins in this family for which functions are known are DNA-binding proteins that assist the filamentation of RecA onto DNA for the initiation of recombination or recombinational repair.) codes for MRLLSLELDNFRNYQNLAVEFSPGVNVFLGENAQGKTNLLEAIYVLALARSHRAHSDKELIGWTQKTAEIKGIVERRTGKTPLSLAFNPKGKKARMNHLDQAKLANYIGQMNVILFAPEDLNLVKGSPQIRRQFIDREFSQMSPKYLYIANQYRAILKQRNQYLKQLSHHENTDELFLDVLTEQLITYGSELIERRLKLIQQLDAAAAPIQAAITKDQEHLKIEYVSQLSEKDLSDIKMIQSSLKQHFDRLKKREIQMGTTLLGPHRDDLKFMVNDHDVATFGSQGQQRTTALAVKLAEIDLMKAETGEEPILLLDDVLSELDSTRQTHLLTAMQDRVQTFITTPSLNDITQQLIQTPRIFKVAHGTLTLQAEMKTDDIPNFEKASN; via the coding sequence ATGCGATTATTATCCTTAGAGCTTGATAATTTTCGGAATTATCAAAATTTAGCAGTTGAATTTTCACCGGGAGTCAATGTCTTTTTGGGCGAAAATGCCCAAGGAAAAACCAATTTGTTAGAAGCAATTTATGTTTTAGCTTTGGCCCGTTCTCATCGAGCGCATAGCGATAAAGAGTTAATTGGCTGGACGCAAAAAACAGCAGAAATAAAAGGGATTGTGGAACGACGGACGGGTAAGACCCCCCTTTCACTTGCTTTTAACCCAAAGGGCAAAAAAGCCCGGATGAATCATTTAGATCAAGCAAAATTAGCTAATTACATCGGACAAATGAATGTGATTTTATTTGCACCAGAAGATTTGAATCTGGTGAAGGGAAGCCCGCAAATTAGACGGCAATTTATTGATCGTGAATTTAGTCAAATGAGCCCCAAATACCTCTATATTGCCAATCAATATCGAGCAATTCTAAAACAAAGAAATCAATATTTAAAACAATTAAGTCATCATGAAAATACGGATGAATTGTTTTTAGATGTTTTAACTGAACAGTTGATTACTTATGGGAGTGAGCTGATTGAACGGCGCTTGAAATTAATTCAACAACTTGATGCTGCAGCTGCTCCGATTCAAGCAGCAATTACAAAAGATCAAGAACATTTGAAAATTGAGTATGTTTCTCAATTAAGTGAGAAAGATCTAAGCGATATCAAAATGATTCAAAGCAGTTTAAAACAGCATTTTGATAGACTAAAAAAACGTGAAATTCAAATGGGAACGACTCTGTTGGGACCACACCGCGATGATTTAAAGTTTATGGTAAATGATCATGATGTCGCTACTTTTGGTTCGCAAGGTCAACAACGTACAACCGCTTTGGCTGTAAAGTTAGCTGAAATTGATTTAATGAAGGCTGAGACTGGAGAAGAACCGATTCTATTACTAGATGATGTTTTATCCGAACTTGATTCAACGCGACAAACGCATTTGTTGACGGCGATGCAAGATCGAGTGCAGACTTTTATAACTACCCCGTCTTTAAATGATATTACACAACAATTAATCCAAACGCCTCGCATCTTTAAGGTGGCGCATGGGACACTAACATTACAAGCAGAAATGAAAACTGATGACATACCTAATTTTGAAAAAGCATCAAATTAG